The genomic stretch TGataagaaattttttgttttatttttttaataaaaatttggtatctatatttttcatatttattcgTTTCTTTACATTTTTGGTTCTTATATCTTTTAGAAAATACATTTTTACTCTATTATGTGCTCTGCAGCTGTATTGATTCTTAATATAAGCAAAGAATGAATAAGGTTTTCAGCTGCATTTTCCACTAATTAAATGAGCAATTTGCAGTGGCCAACAGGTTTAGCTTAAACAGATCAGAATGGCtatgaaatagaaaattatcagtGGCCATAAgctttgtatttttatataaaacaatacaaaaattcttcaatcattttaatatcaatattcTCTCTTGTTTCAGCAACATAGAGGTTCGTTAAATTGGTTAGGAAGGTCTCTTGGAGCCACTGAAGAAAAGTCTTGGCAAAACTTTAATTCATTATAGTGAAAGAATTGAGGTTATTTCTGACACCATCGAATAAGACTCATCTCTCCTTcatcttttataattatcttCGAACTTCAGTCTCTCTTTTTAGAATCAAATACAAAGTAAAAACACATCCCACCAAAAGAGTAGTCGTTATAATATGGATGTATTGCTGGTAGCTATCTGGTTTCGGTAGATGCTGGTCGCTATTGAATAGAATTCTATTGCAGTACTCTCTGATGTTTTAGCAAGAGACAGAAAGAGGTTTGGTAACTTTGTGTTTCTAAAATATTGACCTAACTGTGTTTGTCTACTTTGAAATGAAGGACACCTAAAACCCCATTGtctgttttcaaattttctttataaatagaaTGTGTTATAGATTTGAATTCCAAGATATTTCGATTCGAGTAATAtcagagtgaaaaaaaaaaaaaacaataataacatgATATACTTGGttcaaattttgtaaagaaATCTTACATCTAAGGCAGCGATGTTTCTCTAATTGAATCTACTATTTATTAAGTTCGATTACAAGAATACAAACACACGATTCTCAACCTTTGTACGACCACAcaatatacaaaatcatatacaaggtaaaacaaaatcaaagagGATCTGACTTCACCGAAGAGACTCCATCAATCGAACTTAGGAGCCAAAACTCTAGCATAGCTCCAACAGACGCAAAAAACcagggaagaagaaaaacacagtggctccctttttttttcatatgcaaTATATGGTGAAAGAGACTTTATATACTTGGGTCAAAAGAGTGAAAAATACAAATGACCAGTCTGTCCTTGCTTAAACATTGAAATGAGTAATGCACTGTTCAATGCAAAATTACAGATATGCCCTTATAGTTccaatatacataatattacaaaCTCCACCTTGTTGAAAACTATAAGACTCAAAACCGTGAACTCAACCAGAGAAGCACTTCTGCAAAAGAAAACAGACTCACACACTTCCAATATACAACAAGTCTAAGGCAATCTTAAACTTGTTTATTGGAACAGTTTTTGTCAAAACATCAGTAGAATTATTAGACAAAACTTCTCTTATAAAATGTAATCTAACatctatatattttgttttttcatgaaaTACACTAGTTCTAGATAGATGTATTGCACTTTGTGAGTCACAATATATCACAGGAGTACCATAACTTAACCCCAACTCTTTTGTTATACCCTTCAACTATAGAGTTTCCTTAATAGCCTTTGTTAGTGCAACATACTCAACTTCTGTTGTAAACAAAGTAACAATATGCTGAAGACAACTCTTCCAACTTATGACATTATCaccaaatgtgaaaatatatccAGTTAGAGACCTCCTTTTGTCTAATTCTGTAGCGTAATTTGGATCACAGTATCTTTTAACAAGTAAACTGTTAGTATTAGATGCACTATATATAAGACTAAAATCACATGAACCTTTCAAATATCTTAACACCCATATACAACATTCCAGTGTGTTTTACAAGATTAACCTATAAACCCACTCACCAAACTGATTGCATGAGCAATATGAGACCTAGATCCTATCATGACATATATTAAACTACCTACCATATTTCCATAAGGAACCTTTTCCATATTCTCAAATTCATCAGTAGGAAAATCACATAATATATACATCAGTTGGAAATGAGCTCCCATAGAAGTGTTAACAGGTTTAAAATCAAGCATTCCATATAATTCAAGAATCTTTTTAACATGCATAGATTTAGACaaagttaaaatacctttaatcCTATCTCTATTAATATTCATGCCCAAGATTGTTTTAGCAGGttccaaatctttcatttcaaacttaTCTTTTAGcagtttttttaacttatacaaatcacttattttctttgaaacaataaacatatcatccacatatattAATAAGTAAACATAATTACCCGTTTTAGTTTTACAAAAGTAAACATACTGATCAAAGTTAATTCTATAAAAGTCAGTAGAGTGTATATAGTCATTAAACCTTTTATATCACTGTTTTAGTGCCTGTTTTAGACCATAAAATGACCTTTTTAACAAACGGACCATATCTTTAGATCTAGGTTTCACAAAACCCTCTGACTACTCCATATAAATCTACTCTTTTAAATTACCATGAAGAAAGGTAGTAGCAACATCTAACTGTTCAAGTTCTAAATCAACTAGTATCATAGTAGATAAAATAGACCTTATTAATGTATGTTTaattacaagtgaaaaaatCTCATGATAGTCAATTCCTTCTACTTGGGAAAAACCTTTTACAACAACTCTAGTCTTATACCTTCCATTTTCAAAGCCTGGAACAAcaggttttcttttaaaaatcttatttacagcctataatctttttatttgcaggttttttaacaaaaatctatgtgttatttgtatgcaAGGAATTCATTTTAGCTTGCATGATATTTAACCATTCATTTTTGTGTTTACTCATATaggcttgtttgaaatttaaaaactcattcAATTCAATACAATCGcctatattaaatacatatgaTATAAAATCAGCATGAGCATATCTGGATGGCAGTTTAATAACTCTTCTAGACTTATCTCTAGCCAATTGATAATCAAAAAGATCAAAATACACATCATTGTCTAAACTACTTTGACTCTGATTGTGTGATGGTTGCCGATTCAAACCCCTATCTTCATACTTTGAAGTATGAACTGGATTTGAGCCCAAACCAAGTCCATTACTTGACTTAAGACTATCAAGCTTAGCCAAGTCAAAATTCTCCACCTTAATATGAATCAGTTTAGATTGAGATTGGTTAGAGGTAAATAAATCtttattaaaacaaacaaacagaTTCATTAAATACAACATCCTTGCTAATAAcacattttaattcatcaattaaccaGACTTTACAACCCTTACTCGCTACAAAGTATCTTAAGAAAATAGCTTTTAAAGTTATAGGGTTCAACTTACCCTGATTCACATAGATATAGGCAAGACATCCAAAAGGTCTTAAGTGATTTAACTTTGGTGGCCTACTAGACCACAATTCAATAGaagttttaaaatgaaaagTTGAAAAAGGTGATCTATTGATCAAATAGCAAGCAATCGCAATTGCTTCAACTCAAAATTTCTTACTTAATCCTAAGTCAGCCAAAATGCATCTTATCTTATTCAGAATGGTTCTATTCATTCTCTCTACAAGACCATTCTATTGAGGAGTGTTTGTACAAGTTTTATGTCttaagattttaaattgtttatagaATTCAGTGAATTGTTTATTACTTAATCCAAAACCATTGtctgttcttaaaacttttaatttcttattagtttgattttcaacaagagttttccattctttaaaaattcaagagTTTGATCTTTATTCTTTAAGAAATAAACTCAtacttttattgaaaaatcatccacaaaggttaaaaaataatgaacatTAGATAGAGAACTAGGTACCTGAAGATAACCCCACAGATCTGAATGTATATAatcaagaatattttttaatttatgaatagtGGCTACAAACTTCAGCTTTTGATACTTCCCTAAGACATAATTCTCACAAAATTCTAGTATAGAGATTCTGttagaattaattaagttttgttTACAAGGTTTTTGCAAGCCCAAGATACTAATGTGTTTTAGCCTTTTGTGCCACAAAGTAGTTTCATCCAACTTATCAGATTTTGAGGGCATTGAGTCATTTACAACTATTCCCTCTAGGATGTATAACCCATTTATTAGTTTAGCCCTCATAACAACTAAAGctcctttcattatctttaGCACACATTTATCAAACTTATAAGAATAACCATTGGAATCTAAAAAACCTAAAGATATTAGGTTTCTTCTCAAATTGGGGACTAATCTGACATCATTAAGAATTTTAACAGAACCATCAAcaagttttagttttattgcACCTATACTAATAGCCTCACATGCATCATCATTATCGATTAACACTTTTCCCCCATTTATATGCTTTAAATCTAAAAACCAGTCTTCTCTAAGTGTCATATGATAGTTGCATCTTGAATCCATAACCCATTCTTCCTTTGACAACCTCTCAGATAAAACCAACACTTCAACACTGTCATAACCCTCAAGCAGATTCACAAATTCATGTTTATCATTATTAGAAgcaaaattcattttcttcctttcaaataaattttttttcatatggcCTTCCTTAGGGCAATTCCAACAAACTCTTTTAGACCTAGATTTAGATCTATTATTTCTTTTGTCTCTATGctgagttttcttttttattctacCCATAACTTGCAAACCTTCACCTTTAGCTTTCTTTTGTATCTTCATTTCTAAGTCTTTAGACTTAAGAGCCCTTAAAACATCTTCCAAAGAAAGAGACtctttatcatatttgattGCAACTTTTACATCCTTCAATGTTTCAAGCAatgagttcaaaataataatagcttgattttcatcagaatttttttcttctatattagcAAGATTAATTGTAATCTTATTGaactcatctaaattttcttccaaagttttttcaaaatccattttaaaaccaaaaagttgctctttcatataaattttattagtcaaagatTTGGTCATATAAGTTTCAACTATAGTTTTGTAGCAGTATTAACATCATCCACTTGTCTTACAACATTatcaaaaagatataaaataagcAAATTATAGATAGTTTCAAGTACCTTAACCTTCTGAGAGTTTGTCATATTAGAAGGTAAAACATCAACACCTTCCAAGGCCTTTGCGCATTTTTGATGCACCAAAACAACCCTTATCTTTTTCCTCCAAATGTTAAAGTCATTTTTACCAATAAATTGCTTTATTTCTACTCTAGAAGACCCCATTatgctcattttctttttctttcaatttctttaatcCTACAAAGGCCAAAAGAAGACACAATAATACCAAGAAAACATAGTACCAACAGCAAGaacataatatttttgaaaatatttaaatatatcaagAGTTCAACAAGTATATTTCAACAGAACATGCTAAAGAACACAAGTTCCAAACATATCTCAAGATATAAACTAAACACccaaatataattgaaaaataggtGAAAGAACATAAATCAAAAAATCTTaatggctctaataccacttgtTATAGATTTGAACTCCAAGATATTTTGATTCGAGCAATATTAGaacaaaaatgaaagaaacaatAACAATACAATATACTTTGTCTgggtttttcaatttagtttgaaaaatctcttaaatcatatcaaaccaaactatataCACCCTTAATTTGCCTTTAAAGAGTAAGGATCTTAAAAATTAGGCCTTATGCAAACTTTGGGTTAGATCGAACAAGACACATGGTAACCACATGGTAACCACATGGTACCATAGATATTCTCCATTTAAAGACATAATTCATTCTCCTGCTAATCCTTAACCTAATTTTGCAACCACTGTGCCCATATAAGTCGGTACTAATTTTAGTCGTCTTCACTTCTAATAATATATCAGCAATAAAGTTCTCTACAATATTATGCATCGCAACAATAAGATAATTCTGATTACTCAAAAAGCTATACAAAATAAGACCAGAAGTCTATAAATTGCATTACATTTACATTATATTATCTCTTCTCCGAGTACtacaacatttaaaaaaaaaaaaaaaacaaatactcAAAGACtacattataaatataaataacaccAGATCACAGGGACTTGCTAATTGCTCGGAGAGCTTCCAAGATTTACAGCCATTcatgttgaatttcttcaaCTTTCCAAAGATCATGACCATTTTGCCGGTGAGGAGATGAATTTCGCCGCCGGAGAGAAGACGACTTTTGCCGCCGGAGTGCAGAGAAGGCGATACGCCCGTTCAGAATTTTGATTGGGAATGTCAATTTAAAAAGACGGAAGAGGCTAAAGTTGTTGAAGTAGAAACGTgtttcagattttttatttatttctgaaACGAGTTTACTTATAATGAGAAACTTGtttactcttattattattatttttattagtgaatCCACACACCAAAAcccatttaaaataaaactaccAGACTCGGTTCTTCATTCGCCCCACATCTTCCACCCGTCATTTAAAATAACGGGTGGCTACCATTGCCCGTAATCCACCCGTTATGTCCGACCTTGCCAACCCCACATCTTCTAACCTCCATCTCACTCCACTCTGGTCGCATCTCCGCCACACCGGGGACCCTTTGTTGCTAGGATTTGGTGATTTGAAGTTtcgattttgaaaattttttcacttcacaaaaatttgtaaatttagatttttataaatttttacatttaaatatCTATGAATTATGCCCTTTCTCTGTTAATTTTCGCAATACAGTTCTTGAGTTTGAAGGCCGATTTTATAAGTAAGAGATTATGATCCTATAACActcatgataatatataaatatatataaatatatatatatatatatatatatatatatatatatatatatatatatatatatatatatatatataaatataaatatataaatatatatatatatatatatatatatataaatatatatatatatatatatatataaatatatatataaatatatatatatatatataaatatatatatatatatatatatatatatttatatatatatttatatatatatttatatatatatatatatatatatatatatatatatatatatatatatctatatatataaataaaattaaaacaagaagCGATCCGTTTATTGTATAACATCAAccttttaaaataaagtaaacaagAAACTTGAAACATGAACACTTTGTTTAAAAATGACGCTGTGATCTCTGATGATTCCATTGCAGAGTTTTAACGCAGACGCTTTCGGAAGGCAACAGCAGCTTGTCTCCAGATTATGATGCTTGCGAAAGCACTCATTGCCGTAATAAGTATAGGAATCCATAGCTTGCCATCTTTGAAGACAATGAACATATTTGCACAAAAACCTAACATCATTAGATCTACTGAATATAATAGTGAGTATAATCCAACGTGTAAATCAAGAAAGAACCCCATGTAGAGCATGGCAATCGGCCGTGAGACGAAAGCCACCCCTCGTTCTAAATCTCTTTCTTCATACGGGTAAAAGAAAAGGGATATGAAACAGACTATGGAAAAAGAGGAGAATAATAACGCTGCAGTATCTGATATTGCAAAAATTATGAAGGAAGCTCTTTGAACAAAATTTGGAGTCCCAGTTTCTTCTTTGATGCCACCTGGTACTGTTAAACCTGCTGTGAAAGCCACGGTAGCAATAAGTGTTGCCGCCACGATGCATGCATTTGCAATCCCCTTGGTCCATTTCTCAGCCTTTTTCCTTAACTCTTCATGCTCTTCAGTAAATAAAGCACTAGCAGTTTTGCCGTCGTCATTTGGAGCTTCAGCATCCACTGGACACAACATTTTCTTCACTTTCTACAATCAGTTAAGAAACATGTATCGATCACGGAAATAAAACTGTTTTTATTCCTGAAAAAAGGGCTGAGAGTAATACATATTCACCTTGAACCAAAACACCTCTAGCCTCATCTGCTCAACTGGTGCACCTGATACAATAATGGATCTATCTAGTGGTGGCAACTTTGCAGCCAGATGCAATATGTTGTTCCCTTTTGCGTCTGTTTTCCGAACTATCAAATCCTTCAATGGAcctatgttataaatgaaacTGAAAACGTGGTAGTGGCGATACATAACAGCAAAATGAAATATGGTGTAATGATTTTCGTCTACTTCAAACATCATATCAGGATATGTCTCCCAAATTATGTCTAGAAACTTCTCGTTTCCTCGTTTTGCAGCCTCAAACATTAGTGGCCATGGTTTTCTTATAATCTCAGATATTTCAGAGTCATCCAATAGTATTACTTGTTCCCAAAGGTGTCTGATTAGGGCAAAAGCAGAAGGGGGAGTCTCTTCACCGGCAACTTCACCTgcataattatcataattttcttataatttcagATATCCAGGAGTCTTTTCACCACCGCAAACATTTAATGTTGAAgtaataataaagaaagaaataaataactcaatcaaacaaattaatacGCACAGAGCACTTCCACTATCGCCTTACAAAACCGATGCCCCAAGCTGATCTGATCCGTCCACCGATGCTCCCTCTCTTTTATCCGATCCCTCAAGCTGAGCGTGTTGATATCAGTCATACGTCCTCTCCTCAAAGCTGAACAACATCTATTTATCACACAATTACCTGGTTTAAAACAACATGTATGCAAGCACCATTAATGTTCTTACCTACAATTGCTTTTGATAATTTGGTGTATAAATCAGAAGCTGTTGAAGAGACTATAGAGTACTGTAAACAAATtgtagaaattaataaaatttcataaatcaataatttagaaGAGCAAATTTTGGCAAATAAATGTTACATAATAAGTAACAAATGCTATCGTCTTCTAAATTAAGATGTTGGTCATATTAAAAccttcaaataaaaagaaaaagaaaactaatcaATGCATAGCAAAAGTGTAAATGTTAGAGAGAACTAACAAAGTTTGATCAGTAATCTCGTGCCAACTTTAATCAGGTCGCAATCGAAAAAAAATCTGTGCACGGGCATTTGCACGGGCATTTTAGCCAAGTGATGTAATGCTGTCAACTGGCTTTTATCTCGCGCAATTGCCTTCTTTGGGTGCCTCTCTACCAAATCAGACGCAATATCTACCAAAACAATGATCAATATCGTAAGTAATATAAGTTCAACTTTACTTTCTCTGTGTCAATTGGATCTATCCAATTAATGGCGTGCTATCTTCAATTTGCCCAATTaggaaattttcaaatttgtaacgGGAAAACCAGAATTGTAACTTCAAGAAAAGAATATAGAATATCACAAAATAATGAtgtgtataatttataaatatactgttccataaaatcaatatttaccATTAATTTGCTATTGGTGATTATTAAGTTAAGCATTTGTATGACATGTTTGCATTATTTGTAGTGTTTCTTAGTGTTGTCCATTAGAGGTAAGATCATAAATTCATGCTAATTAAAACATTGATTAAGTATGATTAGGTTTTTAATAGCTTTACAAAcagccaaaataaaaaaagtaagaaGACTTACCATACAAACCATGGTTTATCAGACTGACAAGCAATTCGATGcaattaaaatcatctaataactCTTCTGCAGTAGCTTCATAAAGGTATTCTATCATCTCTTTGTTTCCCGTTATAGCTGCCATGACAAGTGGTAACATATCATTATCACCTTTGATCTTTATTAAGTCTTCATTCTCAGCAATCATAGCCTTGACAATTGCAACATTTTCGGACGCAGCTGCAAGAAAAAAGGCCGTATTGCCAGCATTATTCTTTATTGCCAAAtcctcttttttcatttttctaaccAGCTTTTCCACAAAATAAGGCCGCCCTGCTGCAGCTGCAATATGGAGAGCGGTGTCCCCTTCCTTTGATAGCTTAGCTGTATCATcgttttcatgtttctcgaaaATTATTTCAGCTTTGTGCCAATCACCTTTAAGTGCAGCCCCGTACAGTTTTGAGTGCCTCTTTCTCGTTTCAATTTCTGTCAAGTTGAAACAAGAACAAGTTTATGCATAAAACTTTTGTTACACATGCATGTATCACATTTTCCTTTggaaattaatttgtaaaagcGTGATCAGAAGCAGATATAAAGTTTTTGCAATGTGAAAATGTACCAGCTGGCTTATCATAATCTATGGGAATCACAGTCTCAGAATTTTGTTCAGTTGAGGCACTTCCTGATGTAGAATTATCCTCCATGATTTCTTCGGACTGCATTAGTGGTAAATCTACAATAAACATTATGTTAGAATTATCTTCAGGACAATGTATTTTGTAGCTTAAGATGTAGCattgttattattgttgtttCAGATAACACTACATATCTAATCAAACAAATAGATTACAAACGATTGAATACTAATTTGTTATATTCCTTAAAccttattaaaatttatcagtGAACTAAATAACTGAAATGTCTCGATTAAATAAGTGGTTATAACATCTTAACTAAAGCTTTACA from Mangifera indica cultivar Alphonso chromosome 6, CATAS_Mindica_2.1, whole genome shotgun sequence encodes the following:
- the LOC123218399 gene encoding uncharacterized protein LOC123218399, with translation MQSEEIMEDNSTSGSASTEQNSETVIPIDYDKPAEIETRKRHSKLYGAALKGDWHKAEIIFEKHENDDTAKLSKEGDTALHIAAAAGRPYFVEKLVRKMKKEDLAIKNNAGNTAFFLAAASENVAIVKAMIAENEDLIKIKGDNDMLPLVMAAITGNKEMIEYLYEATAEELLDDFNCIELLVSLINHGLYDIASDLVERHPKKAIARDKSQLTALHHLAKMPVQMPVHRFFFDCDLIKVGTRLLIKLCNCVINRCCSALRRGRMTDINTLSLRDRIKEREHRWTDQISLGHRFCKAIVEVLCEVAGEETPPSAFALIRHLWEQVILLDDSEISEIIRKPWPLMFEAAKRGNEKFLDIIWETYPDMMFEVDENHYTIFHFAVMYRHYHVFSFIYNIGPLKDLIVRKTDAKGNNILHLAAKLPPLDRSIIVSGAPVEQMRLEVFWFKKVKKMLCPVDAEAPNDDGKTASALFTEEHEELRKKAEKWTKGIANACIVAATLIATVAFTAGLTVPGGIKEETGTPNFVQRASFIIFAISDTAALLFSSFSIVCFISLFFYPYEERDLERGVAFVSRPIAMLYMGFFLDLHVGLYSLLYSVDLMMLGFCANMFIVFKDGKLWIPILITAMSAFASIIIWRQAAVAFRKRLR